From the Vanessa cardui chromosome 8, ilVanCard2.1, whole genome shotgun sequence genome, the window aaagtcatctttaagtttaataataacgaTGCCTAAACGTAAAAGAAAAGACAGTGATGAGTACCTActgcgaaaaataaagaaattagaaAGAAAGATACAAAAACGTACACGAAGATTATCATCGGACTCATCGTCAGACAAATCCAATACGGAATTGACATTACATGAAGGTAAGATgtcaattaatgaaaattataagtgAGAATCCAGTTAaaagtgttataatattaagtgttgAGTACACTTCCATAGAGAGTGTTACCTTCACGATAATATACATTGAGGATAGTTTGTGAGACTCGCCTTTGtatgaattataacaaaaaagtgTTGAGTTAATCTTCTAAGGATTATACCTTCACATTAATATTTTGAGTCTTTGTTACGAACATAGTAaccgaatttaaaatttttattttagacaatCAACCGGATGTGTCACCAGATGTGCCCGCAATCATCGACAGCATAGATGATACGATGAGTGTAATTCAATCGTCACCAGCTGAAGTGGGCTTGGACCAACCGATCACGGAAAATATTTCCGATATACCTTCAACTTCTGAAGCACACAGTGAAACTCCGGTGGTTTTGGATAATAATATTCTGGAACTGCTAGATGAAACCCcttctaaaagtaaaaaatgggAACACATTGCTACCACGAGTctatcaaaagaaataaaaagagatCTTCTTGAGAAATATTTCTTAGCAGAAAACTGCCTCAAAATTGGTTCACCCCAATTAAATCCTGAAATTAAAGCTGCATTGTCTGACATATTGCTAAAAAAGGACAAAGCTATAGAATTAAAACAGAAACAACAAGCAATCGCTATTACATGCATAGGTCAGGCTTTGACAACTATATTTTCAAGTCAAAATAAAGACTCTggtgtaataaaacttttattagatGCAGCTAGACTATTATGTGACTCCCAGTATATTGAATCTATGTCTCGTCGAAGTTTTGTAACATCgactattaaaaaagaaattaaggaTCACTTATATTCTACCGAAATTGACAGTTTTCTTTTTGGAGAAAAGCTAGCCGAGACATTAAAAATAGCAAAAGCTATACAAAAATCAggagttgaaataaaaactgtGTCTCAAACTAAAGTTTTATCACAACATAATCAAACTCGTTCCTCCGCTTCCGCTGGCGAGGCAGACGGGAGCAGCAAGGAGAGCAGCGTATGCAACGCAACAGCCTCGCAAGTACCCAgcaccgccgccgccgccgccggcaGTGACCCGTCAATATCAGCCGCCGCCACTCGCGCAGCCGCAGCGCTCGCGCGGGCGAGCGCAGACACGCCGATAGAGGAGGTACGATGCACCGCTGGTAGATTAGCCGCTTTCTATGATAGGTGGCGCCTTATTACCAATGATCCCGTAATTTTATCATGGGTTAAGAATGGTTATAAAATACCTTTTTCTACAATCGTGAAACAGGAATTTATCCCATCCTGCAAAAACGTTTCTCAGAAGGAACATAATGAATTTCAAGTcgttattaatgatttattaaattcggGTTCAATATCTGAATGCACTCCATGTAATATGCAATACATTTCAAGTATTTTTCTCGTTCCTAAGCCAAATGGcaaaaaacgatttattttgaatcttaaatcactaaataaatttactttaacgaatcattttaaaatggaGGACTTGCGAACAACCTTGAAATTACTTTCCAAGAATTCTTATGTACAATTGATTTAAAAGATGCCTATTTTTTATTACCGATTCatgaagaatttaaaaaatatttacgttttatatttaataataaattatatgaatttaatgttCTCCCGTTCGGGCTCAATACAGCTCCTTTAGTTTTTACCAAGTTAATGAAACCTGTAATATCCTTAATTAGGTCTTTG encodes:
- the LOC124531730 gene encoding uncharacterized protein LOC124531730; protein product: MPKRKRKDSDEYLLRKIKKLERKIQKRTRRLSSDSSSDKSNTELTLHEDNQPDVSPDVPAIIDSIDDTMSVIQSSPAEVGLDQPITENISDIPSTSEAHSETPVVLDNNILELLDETPSKSKKWEHIATTSLSKEIKRDLLEKYFLAENCLKIGSPQLNPEIKAALSDILLKKDKAIELKQKQQAIAITCIGQALTTIFSSQNKDSGVIKLLLDAARLLCDSQYIESMSRRSFVTSTIKKEIKDHLYSTEIDSFLFGEKLAETLKIARASADTPIEEVRCTAGRLAAFYDRWRLITNDPVILSWVKNGYKIPFSTIVKQEFIPSCKNVSQKEHNEFQVVINDLLNSGSISECTPCNMQYISSIFLVPKPNGKKRFILNLKSLNKFTLTNHFKMEDLRTTLKLLSKNSYVQLI